Genomic DNA from Xiphophorus couchianus chromosome 12, X_couchianus-1.0, whole genome shotgun sequence:
TTCTAACTTGGTGGATTAAAACCAGATCAGATTAGCAGAGGCTTagagaaaacaacagaagttaggaaaatttgctaaaaataatgatacacagcaaaaaaaaaaaatccggggaaacaaaacagaaattatgtGCAAgtgaaaaagctaaatgttaTTTAGTTCTTATTAATAAGCTCccaaaaaacagctgcaaaacaTTGGTTTATCACATTGTAgggtttttgtttcaaaccaaaattttgtcattttgcagttttatgcaGCATTTCTTCATTTAATCACCTCAAATTTAGCAAGTGACACCTTGCTAAATTTGCGCCGATCACAGCGCAAAACACTCTTTCTTGCATAAAACTTTGTTAATCTACACACTTTGTTCAccagtgtttggtttttgtttttcaaaatacagTTGAGAGGCCAGTGTGGTCATTTCTTCATGTAAAttgtaaaaacaggaaaaaataaatatgaagagCACTTTTTGACATCTCTTGGTGATATCTTTTTGAGGTGCTGGCTTCTTGCCACAGAATGTCTTGGTTTTGTTAGTCCCTTCACAGTAATCCATCATGTTCAAAGCTGgaaggcagcagagagaaggaaaaaggGCAGAACTTGACTCCAGTCCCGCTGTAGAATTTATTCTGAAATTCAACCCTACAGAGGAAGCAAACAGCTGTCAGAGATATAAAAACACTGAGATAATTCAAAGAACTGTGATCTTTGGCATCAGTAACGTGCATACCAGTGCAGCCGGAGGGCATGCAGGAACGCAGACAGGCCCTCCATGATGAGAAGGATGGACACAGTGAGAACAGCAAACAGACCAAACACAGGAACCAGGAATACAACCCCAAGAGCAGTGTCCATTCGAAGTCCTACTCTCATCACCATGGCCCAAAGCACCTCTGACAGCTCTGACAGAGAAAAAAGTGTGGAGggataaaattaaattagtgtACTGTTATTCTgaggaaatgaaaaagacatTAAGTAAGAGAGCATTGATCTGAACTCCTCTGTGCTCATTTCACTGCTACAGTTTTCGATAATAAACAGCACAGCTTCATTCTTTAGGAAATTGAGGTTTGCTACTTCACCAAACCTGCACATGGCCCTGAGTGAGCATTGCATACACTCATTTGATGTAAATGATGTAAAACATCACCCCTCCCCATCAAACCAATAGAAATCTCTTTGCATAGGTTTCCATACCGTCGTAAAAACCCAGCTTCACTGACACTGTTATGTTTTGCACAAAGATAAAAAGTTGTGCAGTTTTTTCATAACCATATTACTGTCAGGTCTGCCCAGCTTCCATGTACTTGCTCAAAAAtcccagagcatgatgctgccaccatgtttcatcGTAGGGATGGCATGTTCAATGATAAGTTTCCACCCCACATAGAACTGTACTGACAGTAAACCATCGTACTTACGGGCATGTGCCAGGCTGAGAGCCCAGAGTCTCAGATAGGAAGCTGTGTTGGAGACACAACCCAGACAATACTCTATGGTGTGGATGGCCTGATGGAGGAACTCATCTGCAAAGTTaaactgcaacaacaacaaaaagagagctcaattttaaaacaaattggaaaataatgatttttaagCATTGCTAAATATCAAGTTTCACCTCCTTAGAGAGGTGCTCTCCACTACTGGAGGGATCGCTGTGACTGTTGCCCTCCTCCATGTCTTCAGACCTCAGAAGGCAGAGTTCTTCATCACTATTTCGCCGCACACGCTCATATCCCTGACggtacaaaaacaaattttgtgcatttgtagatttaaaattacataaaagcaGCGGCTGACTAGTTCTAATCCAATATAAATATGATGCATGTTCCAAGTTGAGAGAGAAGCTAAGACATGGCATAAGGCAGCTGAAACCTTCTTTGAAAGTATAATCTTAATAGAAGAACCCTGCTAGTTATAACTACTATTATCtgatatattttgatttttacaaaCTGAAGTATGgctgcagctttattttttctgtgcttTCAAGTTTAAGTACAGATTAAGGTTTAAGACACACATTGATGAGCTAACATGTCTTCAGCGCTCACCCTGTACATTCCTAGGCGGTTTTGGCCTCTGTTCTGAAGCCAGCGGAGGTAGACTGGTTTCCCCAGCAGTAAAACAGGCACTGAAAGAACAGCAATGACCACCAGGAATATCTGCAGGCCAGTCTGGAAGAAGATACACAACTCTCACTCATTCTTGATGCTTTATTACCAGTGCAACTTATTCCACTGGACTGGAGCAGCTTTAGGAACAATGCATGAAGAAGATTCTAACCTGTCCTGGGTAGAGGGGCTCCATTGCTTTCCCCTGCTCGGGGGGCTGCTTTGCATCCCCCTGCATGAGGAACATGTTAATGAAGTGGATGAGAATACTAGGGGCCAGTTTGGAGTCCTTTGCGGTGAAGGCCAGCCATTTGTAGAATATCATGAACACCAGGTAGCCAAACAGACACAACAGGAACAGGAGTTCAGGCAAAAATACCAAGTAGAGGTTGTACCTCTTCCTAAAGTACCTGTTtttatttgggggaaaaaaagaaggaaagccgattaaaacacaacaattgGTTATAAGGAacttttctgagtttaaaataaTGATATAAAACCTGCAAGAAATGACTTACCGGTGATTGTAAGTGCTGAGGATGACCCCGAAGCTCATGTGTATGATGCCCAGTATCACTGACATTTTCATCTTATACGAATTGAGGAATGTGAGGCGATTGGATGCCAAGTTCCAGATcttaacaaaacaattaaataaataattggaattaatttcaattacatttttcctAATACCACAAAGAACAGATTGTTGtggacatttttgcaaaaatatatgtaaaaatatgttcagAAACAGTCATCGTTTTCCTGTTGATCTATGTGATCAATAGGTATCGATCACAAAACAAGTCTTTGGTTGTAACATGATtcaatgtgaaaacattcaggGTGAATTAATAGTTTTTGACTGCATTATTACATTTAGATTACATGAAATGCAGTCttaattttaaagaataaagacTATGTCAAGGAATAAAAACTATTCCttgcacacatttttttccttttaggttTATATATTTGGTTTGAAAGCAGCACTccagaaagcaaacaaacattcaTCATACAGCAAACTGTTACAACAATAACCCAAAGtataacagttttttaaaattgtgtatttttttatctgttatatttctaaaatagtCCATctgataaagttttttttttttacattagccaCAGTAACACCTTTATACATAAGATAATTAAATAGCTAACTTACTGGGTCAATTCCAAAAGGGTATGGTCCTTTAAAAACTCCAGTAACATCTGGATCCAGAGTCAGAAAATTATTCCCTTTGAGGACCTCCGTCCTATAagacagataaataaatcataagtGTGTTTCTCTATCAAATCCACAAAGATCCACCGTGAGATCCTGGCTGTTAAATACTCACGTCCAGACTTTGGCTGTAAACATTGCAGTAACGTTCCACCCAGAGCCAAAGATATTCAGCGACTTTGAGAAACAGTCATTGTAAATCAGGCCGGTGTAGATGGAGAACAGGCCCATCATCAGAATGATGTAACGCCCCTCAAAGAACGTGTTCCAGATCTGCAGTTTACAGTCACATGTCAGACATGCCACAATGAGAAGGCGTTAATATGAACTTTGCTCACCTCATTTCTGGTGTTTTTCAGCTTGCGGTTGTTCTCGTACCGCACCATCCACAAGGCGAACAGAGACATAATGATTCCATGACCCAGGTCCCcaaacatcacagcaaataagaAGGGGAAGGTTATGATTGTAAAGGGAgctgaaagtaaaaaacaaatggTAGAAATAATTGAAAGTCTTTTAAGTACCTTTTAATtacctttaaaaaccttttataaaatgttgtgtttaggttttattaaaacacaaaaatacacacacaaaaaaagactcCTGACAGATTAAATCCAACTCACCTGGGTTTACCTCCCTGTAGGAGCCCACTCCATAGGCATCCACTATGTTTTGGAAGCCAGAGGTAAATTTGTTGGTCCTGATCAGAGTCGGGGGGGTATCAGTGGTAGGGATACGATTGACAAAAGAGGGAACAGTCGCTCCActttttctctgaaatattGATGAAACAATAAAGTGTCACTAGATTCTGGAAAGAAAAATTAGGATGACTTTCACtctaaaattatgttaattaaTATCCTTCATTATTCAGTCAGCTGTAGCAAATGGTGGATAAAACACCGTAGAAGGACTATTCTGTTTAAGATTCTTTAATGGGTAATACTGACTGTTCCCTAAAAACAGAATGATTGATGACTTCCTACTCACCAAAATATAAAGGATCAAACAGctgttttaataagaaaaggCAGGTTTATAGGAAAAACTCCTACTTTGGAAGAAGAGTCAAAGCTTTTTCTCACCGAGCCGTCTTCCAAGGCTCTCCGCAGTTTAGGAATGTCGTTAACAGGACACCACACCTCAGCAATCAGGCACTTATTAGTCACATCGAAACTGCAGAGGTTCAGAATGTAGTAGATGGCCTTCATTTTCTTGACCTGGACAACCCAGGTGTAGACAGATTCAGAAGCCTTGATCAGGACCTGTCTCAGGTAGTCTTCTGTTCTGTGAAGTACCTTGAACAGAGAAAAGATGTGGATTCCTGATGAATTTGTACAAAGTGTGGCATTTGACCATTCCTGTGGTCATAGTGAAATCCACtgcgaggtggttaaaaagtaACATCTAAGACTGAATAtgttgcaagaaaaacaaaacaaaaaagagaaaaaaaaactagataAATCTGAAGGGTTCGGCTCTTTAAATAATCAGGGGATTATTTTGCTGTTTAGTTTTACAGCTGGTAGAAACCTTCATAATAAGACAGAAGACATACTGTGTGTAGATCTTGAATGCGAGTCCTCAGGCCTTCCACAACATCGTTCCTCTCATCGTTGTTACTGGGATATGGGTACAAGTGACAGTGGTAGCTGCAATTTGAGAAAAGTTTATTACCAAGAAGAActacaaacaggaaataaaaacataaggtAGCAAATGTGAGGCAGCTTTATGCGTGCTATAATTACCAATCGCAGATCTTCTTTACTTTCTGGCCAATTTGGTCCCCCCAGTAAGAGATGAGAAACACTACACTTTTAGTGGGCTCACCCTGCAGCAAGAAAATAAGAAGGTGTAGTGACGAAAGACATGAAGGTCTTTGACAGGAGTCTTGAACAGTAAATCCCATTTACCTCTTTCCGTAAAACATGCCTATCTTTATTGGCTCCAATTAAGAGAATCTAATAACTCTGTCTGTAAAAATTTGTCTGACTTTCTAGTAGTGAAAGCTCATCTGTTACAGAATTAATGATTAGTCACAGTCCTGGATGCTTGCCGTCTGGTCAAGTGGTGAAAAAGGATAATCTGATTACAGCTGTCTGTGGACATAATCACAAGAGTCGCTGCTGGCAGCCACCAGGAGGGCactttaaacaacttttttatttgaattataaatttgctttttccacatttttttccatatattaCATTTTGGCAACATtgtttctaaatttattttatccatAAATTctaaaagtgtggcatgtacGTCTCAGTAAACTTTAcgcatttacatttaaatgatatTGCATTGCAGAACGTTGCAAGATAACTGAAGCCTAATAGAGAGAGCGTGCCTAAATGGAAACATTCAGGTCTTGCTGTGCACAGACTGCCAATTAAATTTGGGTGTGAACTTTGACAGGGTCAAAGCATTCCAGTGCAGCTCTGGTTATATGTTCATGATTGTTGTCCGGCTAGAATGTAAACTTCTGCTCTTGGTTTAAGTCTCTTGCGTGTTCTAACAGATTTGCTTCCAGTATCGTTTCGCAATTGGCTTCATCCATTAACCCAGCTTTCAAATCCTTTAGCGTCCTCTACGAAGGATGTTGCCACCACAATGTGTCATTGCGAGGGTGTTGGGTTCAGGGTGATGCCCTGAAGAGCTTGTTTCTGCTTGTTTCCGTTCCTCTCATCCTATTACACATATCCTGCTCTTATTATTTCAGACTGTTTTATTATCTTTCCAGTGTAGTGTCATGAAGAAGAAATGTAACATGACAGGAAATGGTATTAAACTTCATGGTCTCTGTGAGACGTAAGGAACCTACTGTGTCGGGATCTTCCAGGTACTCTTCAACCTCCGCATAACTCAGGATGGTGTAACCTTTGCAAACTCTCCAAAGCATTCGCTCAAAGGCTTCGATCTTTGCTCTTTGAATCAGCCCTGAAATGAAACTGGaacaaaagcattaaaacatgcattatCAGTCTACAAGATGTATGACCACaatattatttaaatctaaactattGCCTagttaaagaaaatgtcatttgaaattttctgatatagaaatttaaaaagaaagcaaaagatgGTGAATCAGAGATGAAGCTTTCAGCAAGACGAGTTAATGATTATCTCCTCTCCTTTTAATTATGAACTATTCTGtacatttttagtaaa
This window encodes:
- the atp6v0a2b gene encoding V-type proton ATPase 116 kDa subunit a, encoding MSSLLRGEEMCLAQLFLQSGSAYDCISELGELGLVEFRDLNPNVNSFQRKHVNEIKKCEEMERILGYLLREIKKADISLPESDMNPVSPSPKHIMTIMEQLQRLEVELGEVTRNKEKLQKNLLELTEYTHMLRITRNFVQRSAEREPLQVQYEEFPFLEKDTRMDYSSMQRLGAKLGFISGLIQRAKIEAFERMLWRVCKGYTILSYAEVEEYLEDPDTGEPTKSVVFLISYWGDQIGQKVKKICDCYHCHLYPYPSNNDERNDVVEGLRTRIQDLHTVLHRTEDYLRQVLIKASESVYTWVVQVKKMKAIYYILNLCSFDVTNKCLIAEVWCPVNDIPKLRRALEDGSRKSGATVPSFVNRIPTTDTPPTLIRTNKFTSGFQNIVDAYGVGSYREVNPAPFTIITFPFLFAVMFGDLGHGIIMSLFALWMVRYENNRKLKNTRNEIWNTFFEGRYIILMMGLFSIYTGLIYNDCFSKSLNIFGSGWNVTAMFTAKVWTTEVLKGNNFLTLDPDVTGVFKGPYPFGIDPIWNLASNRLTFLNSYKMKMSVILGIIHMSFGVILSTYNHRYFRKRYNLYLVFLPELLFLLCLFGYLVFMIFYKWLAFTAKDSKLAPSILIHFINMFLMQGDAKQPPEQGKAMEPLYPGQTGLQIFLVVIAVLSVPVLLLGKPVYLRWLQNRGQNRLGMYRGYERVRRNSDEELCLLRSEDMEEGNSHSDPSSSGEHLSKEFNFADEFLHQAIHTIEYCLGCVSNTASYLRLWALSLAHAQLSEVLWAMVMRVGLRMDTALGVVFLVPVFGLFAVLTVSILLIMEGLSAFLHALRLHWVEFQNKFYSGTGVKFCPFSFSLLPSSFEHDGLL